Genomic DNA from Mauremys mutica isolate MM-2020 ecotype Southern chromosome 13, ASM2049712v1, whole genome shotgun sequence:
ttcagtctgccccagtgagcagggctaGATGATAaccactgaggcaaagtggggatagagggttgagggttcccctgggaggggagacccaggctgtggattactgctgggggcagaaccccgaAGTAAAGGagaaccggggtctgggagggacatggaggcCAGAGGTAGGCGAGACagcggcctgcagagggcgctctgggctggagaagagctaagtcccaagacaaccagcaggaagcgctgcaTAGGTGAATCTCAACCTTGCTACACATGGAAATCGTTCTACCAGTACAACCTCTAACGTGTTCACAGTGAACCAATATCAAGCTCCCTTGGACTGGTATAGCTTCTTCCCCTTCGGAATGAATGATCCCAATACAGGCAGCTTTACAGcagtgttctcagtggtacccgatgacagaacaaggtgtAATGGTCtctagttgcagtgggggaggtctacgttggatattaggaaacattatttcactaggagggtggtgaagcactggaatgggttacctagggaggtggtggaatctccttccttagaggtttttaaggtcaggctttacaaagccctggctgggatgatttagttgggaattggtcctgctttgaacaggaggttggactagatgattcctgaggtcccttccaaccctgatattctatgattctatgattctatgtaattGCATCCAGTAAGATTAGATGAGTGGCCCCCTCATGGCACCCACTTGGAGGCCTCAGGGGAGCCCAGAACTCAGCccctcacctcagtttccctaaaCTCCACACAGGTTTTTTTCTAGTCCCATCACAACAACCCCAAATTTAGGTTTCATTTATTAACTTAATGTTCAAAACTAAAATGCAGATGACACCTTTCCTCCAgttgcctgcaccccaaactcccccggTCTGGTCTGAGTCCTGCCCACTTTAGCAGGCCGCTCCCACCTCTACCTAGCTGGAGCAATTCCCCCAATCACAGGGTTTTCCCTCATTCACTCTCTGAACTTTCACTTCAGCCTTCTGagtttccctcttcccccatcccccttctGCCTTTTATTGGAAATGGCCTGATTCCCCTCAGGTGGGGACCCTTCTCTAATCAGGGCTGGCttcgccccagctctccagcccaTGGGCACGTGGCCCTGTCACAGGCAGGGATAGGCCAATATAGTTTAAGTGGTGCCACttctatgtgtagacaagccttgaaGCATTTATTCCTCACACCGGACACGAAGGGGAGAGATAAGGGGAGGTTTGACAAGAGAGACGACAGAAAGAGAAGACGCAGTTTAGTTCTTCTATTGCACGATGCTTTTCGTGACAGAGACACAGTTATTAGGGTCACTGAGAAAATGGAAAAACACAAGAAGTAACTGGTGAAAAACATCCTCTGGGAGTGAAGGTATTCTCAGAACAGAGGTTTGGCTGTAAATATACACGCTGGGTTTTCCCATAAAAGGCTGATGTTAGGCCCCCAAATCCTGTGGGCAgtgaatgggagttgggcacctcacACACTTCAGTCCCTTTGCAAATACAGTTGGACATCGTGGAgcagatagggcactggactgggactctggatAGTTGGTTTCCTGCCACGAGCACACTGAGTGATTCCAGCCTCTGGGATTCACAAACTCAATTTGGCTGCTGGCAAACCCTGTAGGCACCCAAGTGTTTGCAGTAAATGGGTCGTTGATGCCCCTGGACGTGgcctgtggagccccacaccaggCATCTGGACACCGAGGCCCCACAGCGACACACAAACCTGTGGAAGTTGCATGTTCCtcagcctgattctcctccagGGCCCCTTCCAGCAGGTCAGGAGGCCAGagactttgaaaaatcccaatcAGTCCCTAAGTATCTGGAAACAACTCGCTCTAAATTGTTGCTGAAaatgggcaaattggagaaagtccaaagaagagcaacaaaaatgattaagggtctagaaaacaggacctatgatggaagattgaaaaaaatgggtttgtttagtctggagaagagaagactgagaggggacatgataacagttttcaagttttcaagattgttacaagaaggagggtgaAAAGTTGTTCTTTTTAACCTCATAGGATAGGACAagtagcaatgggcttaaattgcagcaagagcggtttaggctggacattaggaaatacTTCCTAACACCtagtgtggttaagcactggaataaattgcttcgcaagattgtggaatctccattattggagatttttgaGAACAGATCAGACAAGCACCTGCCAGGAATGATCCCATAATGAtgtaatcctgccttgagtgcaggggactggatgagATGTCCAGCTGaagtccctttcagttctactcttctatgattctgttaatGGAAAAGACATTTCCCTTGGATTATCAGAGTTTGTTTCAAAGCCAGGAACATACGGATGTATTTTCACAGGGACTCACACGAGGTCCCCACCCAGATTTTGCACCAggataactattttggttagtgATGTGCATGTGTTATGGAAATAGTTATACCACTACAACCTCTAGTGTGCACAGAGTTTACCAATAATTTGCTTATTCCTCTTCCCATGTGGCAATGAACTATCCCGCCAGAAGCACTGTCACatcattatcatagaatcatagaatctcagggttggaagggacctcgggaggtcatctagtccaaccccctgctcaaagcaggaccaaacccaactaaatcatcccagccagggctttgtcaagcctgaccttaaaaacctctaaggaaggagattccactatctccctaggtaacccattccagttcttcaccaccctactagtgaaaaagtttttcctaatatccagcctaaacctccccctctgcaacttgagaccattactccttgttctgtcatcttctaccactgagaacagtctagatccatcctctttggaaccccctttcaggtagttgaaagcagctatcaaatcccccctcattcttctcttctgcagactaaacaatcccagttccctcagcctctcctcataagtcatgtgctccagccccctaatcatttttgttgccctccgctggactctctccaatttatccacatccttcttgtagtgtggggcccaaaactggacacagtactccaaatgaggcctcaccagtgttgaatagaggggaatgatcacatcccttgatctgctggaaatgcccctacttatacaacccaaaatgccattagccttcttggcaacaagggcacactgttgactcatattcagcttttcgtccaccgtaacccctaggtccttttctgcagaactgctgcccagccattcagtccctagtctgtagcagtgcatgggattcttccgtcctaagtgcaggactctgcacttgtccttgttgaacctcatcatatttcttttggcccaatcctctaatttgtctaggtccctctgtatcctagtcctaccctccagcatatcaaccactcctcccagtttagtgtcatctgcaaacttgctaagggtgcagtccacaccatcctccagatcgttaatgaagatattgaataaaaccggccccagcaccgacccttagggcactccacttgattaTCATTGCATCTACTCGGTGTAGATGAGTGGACACCTCATGACACCCCATGGAAGACTCAGGGCATCCCAGAATACAGCCcttcacctcagtttcccttctttgTTCCCCATATAATGGAGGAATTTCCCTGGTCTCAGGGTTTTCCCTGCAGGAGCCTCTCTCACTCTCTGAAATCTCATTACGGCCTCCCTGGTTTGCCTCATTCCCTAGCCCTCCTTCTGCCCTTTATTGGAAATGGCCTGATTCCCCTCAGGTGGGGACCCGTCTCTAACCAGGGCTGGCTTGGCCCCCGGCTCTCCAGCGCCCGGGCATGCAGCCCTGTCACAGGCAGGGATAAGCAGATATAGGTAAAGTGGTGTAACATCGATTTGTAGACAAGCCTGGCACATTTATTCCAGACACTGGACACAAAGGGGACTGATAACAGGAGATCTGACAACAAAGACAACAGAAAGAGAAGACTTAGTTTAGTTTTTTTATTGCATGATGATTTTGGTGTGAGATCCACAATAATTAGGGGCTCATAGAAAATGGTAAAACAGGAGAAAGAACTGATGGAAAACATCCCCTGAGAGTGGAAGGATTTCTCAGGATACTGGTTTGTCTGTAAATGTACAGGCTGGGTTTTCCCATTAGAAGCTGATGTTATGCACCCAAATCCTGTGGGCGgtgaatgggagttgggcacctcacACCCTTAGGTGCCATTGTCAATTACAACTGGACGTGGTAGAGCAGACAGGGCACCGGACTGGGACTCTGGCCCACTATCCTGCTGAGTTGGTTGCCTACCATGAGCCTGCTGAGTGACTCTGGGCAGGTAACGTCACCTTGTTCTGCCTGACTTTCCCCAGCTAAAATGTGAGGAAAAGGGTGTGGAGCTAGGGCTAGAGTCACAAAGCTCCCACTTTAGGCACCCGAATCCCAGAATCCGCCCCCCCCCAGGATTCACAAACCCAGCTCGGCTGCTGGCTAACGCTGCAGGCACCCAAGTGTTAGAAGTAAATGGGCCATAGGTGCCTCTGGACATAccctctgcagccccacaccAGGCATCTGGACGCCGAGGCTCCTGAGCGATGCACAAACCTGGGGAAGGTAGGTGATCCACTGCCCGATTCACCTGCAAGGCCCAgaggctttggaaaatcccactggggcttcaAGTATCTGGAAACAACAGACTCTAAATCATTGCTGAAAAATGGGCACATAAGGAAAACTGTGCTTGTGTCTTGTGGCCTTGGCCAGAGGGTTTCCTTTGGCTTTTTTCTACCTTTGGAAAGCAGCCTGGGGATGAAATACACACTAGGAAACAAACATTAATTGTACAATCCCCTAACACTGGAGTTCCAGTGGACATTGCAAGCCCATGTTTTTATAATGTAGGTATCATACATTGGTGTGTCTTAGTGTATCTGTATCTAGAAGTCTCCCATCCTACAATGAATGTATACTCAGCATTCCGACTGAGTCCATTTCGCCTACACCATCTCACTGAGCACAATCGCGGGTCTTTGTCTGAACTCTGAGCAGCCACGTGTTCAAGTCTCCCAGCAGCCCAGTGATACCCACATGTGAAATTTTTTAAAGTCCCTAAAAAGGCTCTGGTCCCAGGTTTTGAGAGATCTCTCCATCTCCACTTTCTCCCAAGGCTGtaagagcagtggttctcaaccaggggtacgtgtaacctaggggtacacagaggtcttccaccagctcatctagagatttgcctagttttacagcaagctgcataaaaagcactatCAAAGtccgtacaaactaaaatttcatacagacttgtgtatactgctctatagactatacactgaaatgtaagtacaatcttTATATaccaattgatttatttcataattatatggtaaaaatgagaaaatctgcagtttttcagtagcagtgcactgtgacagttttgtatttttatgtctgattttgtaagcaaatagtttttaagtgaggtgaaacttggggataagcaagacaaatcagactcctcagaggggtacagtagtctggaaaggatGAGAGACACTGTGTAAGAGCAGGACACGAAGCACAGTGAAGCTCAGGGAAACATGACCTGGGACTACACCAGGCTTCGCTTCAGGCCCTACCCCAGCCCATGTTATTTCTAttttaacataaggaaattaaCCGGTTAGCGTAGCCCAAGCATGAATTTCCCACAAGTTTTCCTCAAGGCCTCCTGgacctctttgtttctcaggctgtagatgagaggATTGACCAGGGGAGTTAGGACAACATAGACGACAGAGAGAACTTTCTTGAAGTCATTCAAGATGTCGGTGGTAGGGAACATATAGACAATCAGCAGAGTTCCATAATAAATGctcaccacaatgaggtgggaggagcaggtggaaaaggccttttgcctcccagTGGTGGATGGGATTCTCAGGATTGTGAAGATGATGCAGATGTAGGACATCAAGGTAAGCAGGAACGGGACAAGAGATAAAAGGAAGGTGAGTATGAAAGCCAACGTTTCCATCAGGTGAGGGTCATTGCAGGAAAGCTTTACAAGGGGGATGAAATCACAAAAAAAATGGTCAATACCATTGGGGCCACAGAACGTTAACTGTGATATCGACAATGTTGTTATGCTATTACCTAGGAAGCCACCTAGCCAAGAGCCACCTGCAAGCTGGAGGCAGGCCCTGCCACTCATACGGGCTGCATAGTGCAGTGGATTGCATATGGCTAAATACCGATCGTAAGACATCACTGAGAGGAGAAGGCATTCTGTTGCAATCAGAGAACCAAAGAAATAATATTGTATGACACAGCCATTGAATGAAATAGTCCTGTCCCCAGTCAGAAGACCAaccagcatcctgggcaggatggtggagctgtagcaggtctccaagcaggacaagttccccaggaagaagtacatgggggtgtgaaggtgtcgatcagccacaactagtgccatgatgaggatgttccctgtCACGGTCGCGatgtagatcactaggaacagcaggaagagaagaatcTGCAGTTCTGGGAGGTCCCCGAATCCtaggaggatgaattctgtgatggaCGTTTGGTTTCCCTGTTCTGGGTTTGCCATGGGGTGCATCTTTGGGAAACAAATGAACTCTGTGACATAAATGAAGAACATTCATtccaattttcctttttttaaatgtatttatctatttttaattttatttctaggatatttttattttacattacatTGCATATTAtagttatttacatttatttctattcatctttatattattttatttcataaaGCTCTATACAATAATTCTTTTCCTAAACAGAACTGTATAGAAAGTTATCTGTTCCCCTGAAACATTTTGATCTCtatcaacaaaacatttttccatcaaaaatgccAATCAGAATTTTTTATCAGCTTTGCATTTTTCGTATTTATCTTTGGTTAAAAGTAGTATtaatcctctctctctttctctctctctctctctcgtctgCCATTACTGTCTCTTTCCCCATTACTGATCctagagagacaagttgggtgaggtcatatcttttccCGGACTGATTTACTAATCTTTATTTACTGCTCAGTAATGCCCTGATTCTGCACAGAGTTATGCACAAGGTTAATTTTACACACTGGGAATAATTCTGTTCCATTTGAGACTTTTCCGCTGACATCTACGATAAAAGTTCTACTGACTTAATGGATGGGGcctctttgatttcagtgggatttggacagCGAACACCTTGAGCTTTCTTTAAACATACAGCTCGTCTGGATTTGATTTCAATCGACAGACATTGGTAAAGGTCGATATCAGCTGATACAACCAAATCAACAACAGAAACTATCAGGAAGAGGGCGTTAGTGCTCTCCTGTTTGAAGCCTTGGACTTGGCAGATgttggttcagttccctgcttctTCACCAGCTCTTTGTGTGA
This window encodes:
- the LOC123348323 gene encoding olfactory receptor 1020-like, coding for MANPEQGNQTSITEFILLGFGDLPELQILLFLLFLVIYIATVTGNILIMALVVADRHLHTPMYFFLGNLSCLETCYSSTILPRMLVGLLTGDRTISFNGCVIQYYFFGSLIATECLLLSVMSYDRYLAICNPLHYAARMSGRACLQLAGGSWLGGFLGNSITTLSISQLTFCGPNGIDHFFCDFIPLVKLSCNDPHLMETLAFILTFLLSLVPFLLTLMSYICIIFTILRIPSTTGRQKAFSTCSSHLIVVSIYYGTLLIVYMFPTTDILNDFKKVLSVVYVVLTPLVNPLIYSLRNKEVQEALRKTCGKFMLGLR